The proteins below come from a single Chloroflexota bacterium genomic window:
- a CDS encoding SDR family oxidoreductase, with product MSDRDPQALFDLKGKVVVATGGGGVLVGEMSRGLAKVGAKIAVLDIVEEAAQRVADEITSAGGEAIGVKTDVLDPESVKAARQTILDTFGTVDILINGAGGNRKEATTSPELPFFDLPQDAFQWVFNLNFIGTLIPSQVFGRVMAEKEEGTILNISSMNAFRPLTRIPAYSAAKAAVSNFTQWLAVHMAQEYSPKIRVNAIAPGFFLTNQNRYLLIDEASGGLTPRGQTIIDHTPMGRFGDPSDLLGTVIWLLSPAASFVTGVVVPVDGGFSAFSGV from the coding sequence ATGAGCGATCGTGATCCACAGGCTCTGTTCGATCTGAAGGGGAAGGTGGTCGTCGCCACGGGCGGTGGCGGCGTATTGGTAGGGGAGATGTCTCGTGGGCTGGCGAAGGTCGGGGCCAAGATCGCCGTGCTCGATATCGTGGAAGAGGCGGCACAACGGGTGGCAGACGAGATCACCTCGGCGGGCGGCGAGGCGATCGGCGTGAAGACGGACGTGCTCGATCCGGAGAGCGTGAAGGCGGCCCGCCAGACTATCCTGGATACGTTCGGCACGGTGGATATCCTGATCAACGGCGCCGGGGGCAACCGGAAGGAGGCCACAACCTCGCCGGAGCTGCCGTTCTTCGATCTGCCCCAGGATGCCTTCCAATGGGTGTTCAACCTCAACTTCATCGGCACGCTGATCCCCAGCCAGGTGTTCGGCCGGGTGATGGCTGAAAAGGAGGAGGGAACGATCCTCAACATCTCGTCCATGAACGCCTTCCGGCCGCTGACGCGGATCCCCGCGTATTCGGCCGCCAAGGCCGCAGTCAGCAACTTCACCCAGTGGCTGGCCGTGCATATGGCCCAGGAGTATTCCCCAAAGATCCGGGTGAACGCTATCGCCCCCGGGTTCTTCCTGACCAACCAAAACCGCTACCTGCTCATCGACGAGGCCTCGGGTGGGCTCACCCCGCGGGGGCAGACGATCATCGACCACACCCCCATGGGCCGGTTCGGCGATCCATCTGACCTGCTGGGGACGGTCATCTGGCTGCTTTCGCCGGCCGCATCCTTCGTGACGGGCGTCGTCGTGCCTGTGGATGGGGGGTTCTCGGCTTTCAGCGGTGTATAA
- a CDS encoding sugar phosphate isomerase/epimerase, translated as MKLSIVLSTHAAQFQAVAFKGDFESNVAKISGWGYDGVELAIRDPKLVHVDELERVVSAHRLAVPAIGTGQAWGEEGLSFTDPDPAVRAAAIERVKSHVPLAARFDAVIIIGLLRGIVKPGVDHGQAMEWLVTALQECCAAGAPQGVRLALEPINRYETSLINNVDQGLDLIERVGADNLGLLLDTFHMNIEEPSMEESIRRAGDRIFHFHVADSNRWYPGAGHLDFRSLLKALFETGYAGFVSGEFMPMPDADTAAQRAIAHLRSIESEMEGG; from the coding sequence ATGAAACTCAGTATCGTGCTCTCCACACACGCCGCCCAATTTCAGGCGGTGGCCTTTAAAGGCGATTTTGAGTCCAACGTTGCCAAGATCTCGGGATGGGGGTATGATGGAGTTGAGCTCGCCATCCGGGATCCCAAGCTGGTCCACGTCGATGAGCTGGAGCGAGTCGTGAGCGCACACCGTCTGGCCGTCCCGGCCATCGGGACCGGACAGGCCTGGGGTGAGGAGGGGCTCTCCTTCACCGACCCCGATCCGGCCGTGCGCGCGGCGGCCATCGAGCGGGTGAAGAGCCATGTGCCCCTGGCAGCTCGCTTCGACGCCGTGATCATCATCGGGCTGCTGCGGGGCATCGTGAAGCCCGGCGTGGACCACGGCCAGGCGATGGAGTGGTTGGTGACAGCCCTGCAAGAGTGCTGCGCGGCCGGGGCGCCACAAGGCGTCCGGCTGGCCCTGGAGCCCATCAACCGCTACGAGACGTCGCTGATCAACAACGTGGATCAGGGGCTGGATCTCATCGAGCGCGTGGGGGCGGACAACCTCGGGCTGCTGCTGGATACCTTTCACATGAACATCGAGGAGCCGTCCATGGAGGAGAGCATCCGGCGGGCCGGGGATCGCATTTTCCACTTCCACGTGGCCGACTCCAATCGATGGTATCCCGGCGCAGGGCATCTGGACTTCCGCTCCCTGTTGAAGGCCCTCTTCGAGACCGGATACGCCGGCTTCGTCTCCGGCGAGTTCATGCCGATGCCGGACGCGGATACAGCCGCGCAGCGAGCGATCGCCCATTTGCGATCCATCGAATCCGAGATGGAAGGAGGATAG
- a CDS encoding creatininase family protein, whose product MSEKTLPKGWLATDQPDLFFEDNPVGRMKKEIWEASDEEIDAILAEYGIPSPVEWGKPGSYIQTTVRWQVEENRKKNDIVLIPVGCTELHGRHLVSASDTLYVSQICEGVRRYTAKRGAPVNLALPPLMYGAHPYHHLGMPGTVVVRENVVRELMIDVMLGLWNDGFRKQIIVNNHGQLWVLESAVQQFQKRYQLPGIFRVIDWHRAVREFFRTKERGGKWETDFVHADEAETSIGLLLHPEMVDMRYAVDTESKGYLPDGHFDKSVDPFGRPSRWSEGEGHFAIEIAATPEGVVGKATRGSAEKAKRPVAAILRYLTLLNDHILEAFPPGTVPPVEEVTLRTAEEMEPYLREPLSPGWKPVYALPRIGQGSEL is encoded by the coding sequence ATGTCTGAGAAAACGTTGCCGAAAGGATGGCTCGCCACTGACCAACCCGACTTGTTCTTCGAGGACAATCCTGTCGGCCGTATGAAGAAGGAGATCTGGGAAGCCAGTGATGAGGAGATCGATGCGATCCTGGCCGAGTATGGGATCCCCTCGCCGGTGGAGTGGGGCAAGCCCGGCTCCTACATCCAGACCACGGTCCGCTGGCAGGTGGAGGAGAATCGGAAGAAGAACGACATCGTGCTGATCCCCGTCGGCTGCACCGAGCTGCACGGACGGCATCTGGTCAGCGCCTCCGACACGCTCTACGTCAGCCAGATCTGCGAGGGAGTGCGCCGCTACACGGCCAAGCGGGGCGCGCCGGTGAACCTGGCTTTGCCGCCGCTGATGTACGGGGCACATCCATACCACCATCTGGGCATGCCCGGCACCGTGGTCGTCCGGGAGAACGTGGTGCGTGAGCTGATGATCGACGTCATGCTGGGGCTGTGGAACGATGGCTTCCGCAAGCAGATCATCGTCAACAACCACGGGCAGCTGTGGGTGCTGGAGTCGGCGGTTCAGCAGTTCCAGAAGCGCTATCAGCTCCCCGGCATCTTCCGGGTCATCGACTGGCACCGGGCCGTGCGGGAGTTCTTCCGCACGAAGGAGCGCGGGGGCAAGTGGGAGACTGACTTCGTCCACGCGGACGAGGCGGAGACCTCCATCGGGCTGCTGCTGCACCCGGAGATGGTGGACATGCGGTACGCGGTGGACACCGAGAGCAAAGGCTATCTGCCGGATGGGCATTTCGACAAGTCGGTGGACCCATTCGGGCGCCCCAGCCGATGGTCTGAGGGCGAGGGGCACTTCGCCATCGAGATCGCGGCCACGCCTGAGGGCGTCGTCGGCAAGGCGACCCGCGGATCCGCGGAGAAGGCCAAGCGTCCCGTCGCCGCCATCCTGCGGTATTTGACGCTGCTGAACGACCACATCCTGGAGGCGTTCCCACCGGGCACCGTGCCGCCCGTGGAGGAAGTCACACTGCGCACGGCCGAGGAGATGGAGCCCTATCTGCGAGAGCCGCTGAGCCCCGGCTGGAAGCCCGTGTATGCCCTGCCGCGCATCGGCCAGGGATCGGAGCTCTAG
- a CDS encoding sugar ABC transporter ATP-binding protein encodes MAEPILEVRNVTKLFGSVIALSDVSAKFYPGEVTCLLGDNGAGKSTLIKILCGVHQPTEGEYLFEGEPVCFNSPREALERGIATVYQDLALIPLMPVWRNFFLGSEPEKGWGPFRRYDIDRAKRIVREQLADMGIQLNDPDQPVGTMSGGERQSIAISRAIYFGAKVLILDEPTAALGVKQASIVLHYIVRAKKRGLAVIFITHNPNHAYPVGDHFIVLRRGRVLADYRKEEVEKDELMNLMAGGQDLLELQRDLERFEEELELAN; translated from the coding sequence ATGGCAGAGCCTATACTGGAAGTCCGGAATGTGACGAAACTGTTCGGGAGCGTCATCGCGCTGAGCGACGTATCGGCCAAGTTCTACCCGGGCGAGGTCACCTGTCTTCTGGGGGACAACGGCGCCGGGAAGTCGACCCTGATCAAGATCCTCTGCGGGGTCCATCAACCGACGGAGGGCGAGTACCTCTTCGAGGGCGAACCCGTGTGTTTCAACTCCCCTCGGGAAGCCCTGGAGCGAGGGATCGCGACCGTCTACCAGGACCTGGCCCTGATCCCCTTGATGCCGGTCTGGCGCAACTTCTTCCTGGGATCCGAGCCGGAAAAGGGATGGGGGCCGTTCCGCCGCTACGATATAGACCGCGCCAAACGCATCGTGCGGGAACAATTGGCAGACATGGGCATCCAGCTCAACGATCCGGATCAGCCGGTGGGCACGATGTCCGGCGGCGAGCGGCAGTCCATCGCCATCAGCCGGGCGATCTACTTCGGCGCGAAGGTCCTCATCCTCGACGAGCCGACGGCCGCCCTCGGCGTCAAACAGGCCAGCATCGTGCTCCACTACATCGTGCGGGCGAAGAAGCGCGGCCTGGCCGTGATCTTCATCACCCATAACCCCAACCACGCCTATCCGGTGGGGGATCACTTCATCGTCCTGCGGCGCGGCCGCGTGCTGGCCGACTACCGAAAGGAGGAGGTGGAGAAGGACGAGCTGATGAACCTGATGGCAGGAGGACAGGATCTGTTAGAACTCCAACGGGATCTGGAGAGGTTCGAAGAGGAGCTGGAGTTGGCCAACTAG
- a CDS encoding ABC transporter permease produces MASKTIRATKPEERVAEVGMVRGMFRRPEVGASLGAAVIFLFFAAIRPDQFPTISGIARFLDPASTLGIMSVAVALLMIGGEFDLSTGVMTGTAGLIAGLLSTQAGWNIWPAMFVALLFALAVGYLNGWLVVTTRLPSFIVTLATFFILRGANVGVTRLITNQVRVAGIDRAESFYLARTIFSTEITLFGVAFRTSIIWWIAITALASWILLRTKYGSWIFAVGGDEEAARNVGVPVRRVKIALFMGTAAAAWLVGIMNDVRLRSAVASQGIGQEFVYIISAVIGGCLLTGGYGSVVGASIGALIFGMVRVGIVYAGWDTDWFYSFLGVMLLAAVIVNDYTRKKAEEVSAAAAKTRTEGE; encoded by the coding sequence ATGGCTTCCAAGACGATCAGGGCTACCAAGCCCGAGGAGCGAGTTGCCGAAGTGGGGATGGTCCGAGGCATGTTCCGGCGCCCGGAGGTCGGCGCATCCCTGGGGGCGGCAGTGATCTTTCTGTTCTTCGCCGCCATCCGCCCGGACCAGTTCCCCACCATCAGCGGGATCGCACGCTTCCTGGACCCGGCCTCCACGCTGGGCATCATGTCGGTCGCGGTGGCCCTGTTGATGATCGGCGGCGAGTTTGACCTGTCCACCGGTGTGATGACCGGAACCGCCGGGCTGATCGCGGGGCTCCTGTCCACCCAGGCCGGCTGGAACATATGGCCGGCCATGTTCGTGGCGCTCCTCTTCGCCCTCGCCGTTGGGTACCTCAACGGCTGGCTGGTCGTGACGACGAGGCTTCCGAGCTTCATCGTGACGCTGGCGACGTTCTTTATCCTGCGCGGCGCCAACGTGGGCGTCACCCGCCTGATCACCAATCAGGTGCGCGTCGCCGGCATCGACCGGGCGGAGAGCTTCTACCTGGCGCGCACCATCTTCAGCACGGAGATCACCCTGTTCGGCGTGGCATTCAGGACGTCCATCATCTGGTGGATCGCGATCACGGCGCTGGCAAGCTGGATCTTGCTCCGTACCAAGTATGGCAGCTGGATTTTCGCCGTCGGCGGGGACGAGGAAGCCGCCCGCAACGTCGGTGTGCCGGTCCGGCGTGTCAAGATCGCCCTCTTTATGGGCACGGCTGCGGCCGCCTGGCTGGTCGGCATCATGAACGACGTACGGTTGCGATCGGCGGTGGCCAGCCAGGGTATCGGGCAGGAATTCGTCTACATTATCTCGGCAGTGATCGGAGGCTGTCTGCTGACCGGCGGGTACGGCTCGGTCGTCGGCGCCTCGATCGGAGCACTTATCTTCGGGATGGTTCGAGTCGGCATCGTCTACGCCGGCTGGGACACCGACTGGTTCTACTCGTTCCTGGGCGTCATGTTGCTCGCCGCGGTCATTGTGAACGACTATACGCGCAAGAAAGCTGAGGAGGTCAGCGCTGCCGCCGCCAAGACGCGCACAGAGGGGGAGTGA